From a single Pseudoliparis swirei isolate HS2019 ecotype Mariana Trench chromosome 12, NWPU_hadal_v1, whole genome shotgun sequence genomic region:
- the msraa gene encoding mitochondrial peptide methionine sulfoxide reductase isoform X2: MVSSSRLRLVWRHFVNSGMGEMGSKAQVPTPETALPGRTDAMKVSAKHHASGSRTVPPFPEGTETVVFGMGCFWGAERKFWKQKGVYSTQVGYAGGCTPNPTYREVCTGMTGHAEVVRVVFHPEQISFSSLLKVFWENHNPTQGMRQGNDVGTVYRSTIYADTKQQLEEVLASKDQYQKVLTEEGFGAITTEIADGRLFYYAEDYHQQYLSKDPGGYCSLDGTGVSCPIGIKA, from the exons atggtctcctcctccaggctccgtCTAGTTTGGCGTCATTTCGTCAACAGTGGGATGGGAGAGATGGGCTCCAAAGCCCAGGTACCAACTCCAGAGACGGCGCTCCCCGGCCGGACCGACGCTATGAAAGTCTCCG CCAAACACCATGCGAGCGGCAGCAGGACCGTTCCACCTTTTCCGGAGGGGACGGAGACGGTTGTATTTG GCATGGGCTGCTTCTGGGGAGCCGAGAGGAAGTTTTGGAAACAAAAAGGGGTTTATTCCACCCAAGTGGGCTACGCGGGAGGATGCACACCTAACCCCACCTACAGGGAAGTCTGCACAG GTATGACGGGCCACGCCGAGGTGGTGAGAGTCGTCTTCCACCCGGAGCAGATCAGCTTCTCCAGCCTGCTCAAAGTGTTCTGGGAAAACCACAACCCGACTCAAG ggatgCGACAGGGGAACGATGTCGGGACGGTGTACCGCTCCACCATCTACGCCGACAcaaagcagcagctggaggaagtTTTGGCCTCCAAAGATCAATACCAGAAG GTGCTGACCGAGGAAGGTTTCGGCGCCATCACAACAGAAATAGCCGACGGCCGGCTTTTCTACTACGCCGAGGATTACCACCAGCAGTACCTGAGTAAGGACCCAGGTGGATACTGCAGCCTGGACGGGACAGGAGTCTCCTGTCCGATAGGGATCAAGGCTTAG
- the msraa gene encoding mitochondrial peptide methionine sulfoxide reductase isoform X1, translating into MVSSSRLRLVWRHFVNSGMGEMGSKAQVPTPETALPGRTDAMKVSAAKHHASGSRTVPPFPEGTETVVFGMGCFWGAERKFWKQKGVYSTQVGYAGGCTPNPTYREVCTGMTGHAEVVRVVFHPEQISFSSLLKVFWENHNPTQGMRQGNDVGTVYRSTIYADTKQQLEEVLASKDQYQKVLTEEGFGAITTEIADGRLFYYAEDYHQQYLSKDPGGYCSLDGTGVSCPIGIKA; encoded by the exons atggtctcctcctccaggctccgtCTAGTTTGGCGTCATTTCGTCAACAGTGGGATGGGAGAGATGGGCTCCAAAGCCCAGGTACCAACTCCAGAGACGGCGCTCCCCGGCCGGACCGACGCTATGAAAGTCTCCG CAGCCAAACACCATGCGAGCGGCAGCAGGACCGTTCCACCTTTTCCGGAGGGGACGGAGACGGTTGTATTTG GCATGGGCTGCTTCTGGGGAGCCGAGAGGAAGTTTTGGAAACAAAAAGGGGTTTATTCCACCCAAGTGGGCTACGCGGGAGGATGCACACCTAACCCCACCTACAGGGAAGTCTGCACAG GTATGACGGGCCACGCCGAGGTGGTGAGAGTCGTCTTCCACCCGGAGCAGATCAGCTTCTCCAGCCTGCTCAAAGTGTTCTGGGAAAACCACAACCCGACTCAAG ggatgCGACAGGGGAACGATGTCGGGACGGTGTACCGCTCCACCATCTACGCCGACAcaaagcagcagctggaggaagtTTTGGCCTCCAAAGATCAATACCAGAAG GTGCTGACCGAGGAAGGTTTCGGCGCCATCACAACAGAAATAGCCGACGGCCGGCTTTTCTACTACGCCGAGGATTACCACCAGCAGTACCTGAGTAAGGACCCAGGTGGATACTGCAGCCTGGACGGGACAGGAGTCTCCTGTCCGATAGGGATCAAGGCTTAG